GATGCGCTTGATGGCCGCATCGATCTCGGAGAGGGCCTCCTGCTCGCTGGCGACCATGCTGAGGGCGAAGTCGCGGTCGAAGGTGTCGGTGCCGGCGTCGGCCATGTGCTGGCCGTAGGCGGAAAGGTCACCCGCGTCGTCCTTGGAGGAGCGCTTCAGGGTTTCCTCCGAGTGGCGTTCGATGCCCTCGGTGAGGCTGGAGCGCAGGTCGAGGAGGAGGCGGTAGTACCGGCGGAACTTCTCGGGCACGTCCTTCTCGTCGAGCGTCTCGGTGGGCTTTCCCTTCTTGGGATTGAAGCCGAGGATATCGGCGAGCGACGCGGCCTTGATGTGCTGCGGCTTGGCCGCCTTTTCGAGATTCGCCGCCGGTTTGGCCGGCGCGTTCTTGGCGGTTTTGGGGAAGGGCGATTCGGTCTTGGTGGAGACCGTCTGGGCGATGGCGCGGGCTTCGTCGAGGCTGAAGGCGATCGGCTTCGAAGCGGTTTTCCGCTTGAGGATGCTGTCGCGCAGGGCGGATTTCTTTGAAGGTTTTTCCATGGTCTGGGAACGGGTTGCGGGTTGGGCCGCCGGAACCGGATGCTTCACCTCAACCTTCGCCGGTTTATGGCTGGGTTTGTGAGGGGCGGGTTTCGGGACGGGTTTCTTGGCGTGAGCCTTGGTTTTGGTGGCCATGGGGAGTTTTGGGACGGTGCAATCTACGACTTAAGCGCTTCGGCGCAACGTGGGCAGATCGCCCCGTGGGGCGTGGTTTCGACCGTTGGCACCCAGCGCCAGCAGCGTGGGCAGCGAACGAAGCCATGCTCGGCGCATGGACGAACCGAAACGTTGAACTGGGCTCCCGAAGCCGAACCCAGCCCGACATGCGACACGATGAAAAGTTCGGGGAGAAATGCGCGATGGCGCTCGAGGGCGGCGGTGGTGGGATCGCCGGCGGGGGGCGTGATCTCCACCGCGGCGTCGAGGGACTTGCCCAGCTTGCCAGCGGCGCGCTGGGGCTCGATCGCCTCGTTCACCTGCGTGCGGATGCGGAGCAGGGCGGCCATCTCGGCCTCGAGCGCCGCATCGGTCCACTCCGCCGGCGCCTCCGGCCAGGACTGCAGGTGGATGGAGTCGTTGGTGTACTCGACCTTGGCGGTCGCGTAGCTCCAGGCCTCGTCGCAGGTGAAGGTGAGCACCGGCGCGAGCAGCCGCGCGAGCGAACGGAAGATATGGTAGATCGCGGTCTGCGAAGACCGCCGGAGCGGGGCGCGCGTGCCCAGCGTGTACAACCGGTCCTTCAGGACGTCGTGGTAGGTCGCCGACAGCGTCACCGAGCAGAACTGGTTGCAGAGCTGGTAGACGCGGTGGAACTCGTAGGCTTCGTAGGCCGCGGTGCACTCGCGGATCAACTGCGCGGTCTGGTGCAGCGCCCAACGGTCCAGCGTGTCCATTTGTGCGACGGGCACGAGGTCCTGCGCCGGGTCGAAATCGAACAGGGTCGAGAGCTGGTACCGGAACGTGTTGCGGAAAAGCCGGTAGCTCTCGGCGACCACGTTCAGGATGCTGCTCGGATTCTTCAGATCCTTGTCGAGATCCGACACGCGGATGTCCTCGCGAAAATCCTGCGAGGCAATCCAGAGCCGGATCACGTCGGCGCCGTACTGGTTGACGTAGTTGTCGGAGGTCGGCGGCTTCTCGTACTGGCCGGACTTGGAGATCTTCTTGCCGTCCTTGCCGACGATGAAGCCGTGGGTGAGCACCGCCTTGTACGGAGCGGAGTTGAAGGCAATGACGCTCGTCCAGAGCGAGGATTGGAACCACCCGCGATGCTGGTCGGAACCCTCCAGGTAGAGGTCGGCGGGCCAGTGCGTGCCGCCGTGCGCGCGGCGCAGCACCGCGGCGTGGGACGAGCCGGAGTCGATCCACACGTCGAGCGTGTCGCGCCCGCAGGTGAGCTCGCTGGCGGCGGGCCAGCCGGCCGGAAGCGTCACGCCCTCGAGAAGCTGGGCGGCGGTGGAATTGTACCAGAGGTTGGTGCCGGCGGTGGCGATCTTGTCGGCCACGGCGCGGGCGACCCCGGCATCGAGGTAAGCCTGCTTCCGGGCGTCGTAGAACGCCGGGATCGGCACGCCCCAGGAGCGCTGACGGCTGATGCACCAGTCGGGACGCGACTCAACGGCGCCGCGGATGCGGGCTTCGCCCCAGGCGGGAATCCAGCCGTGATTGGCCGCGATCTGCTCGACCTCGGCGAGGGCCTTGGTGCGGATGCGATCCTTGTCCAGCGAGACGAACCACTGGTCGACGGCGCGGAAAATGATCGGGGTCTTCGAGCGCCAGCAATGCGGGTAGCTGTGCGGGAACCGCTCCTTGGCGAGCAGCGCGCCGGCGGCCGCGAGCTTCTTCAGCACCGCGATGTTGGCGGGCGAGGTGCGCTTGGCGGCGAGGTCCTCGACGCTCTCCAGCGTGCTGAGACCGACGAGGTCGGCGGGCACGCGGCCGTCGTCCACGTACCGGCCGTCGTCACCGACGGGGCAGTAGACCTCCAGCTTGTACTTGAGGCCGGTGAGATAGTCTTCCGCACCGTGGCCGGGCGCGGTGTGCACGCAGCCGGTGCCGCTGTCGGTCGTGACGTAATCGGCCAGGACGACCGGCGACGCGCGGTCGATGAAGGGGTGGCGCGGGGCGAGGTGCTCGAGGGTGGCGCCGCGGGCGCGATGCACGATTGCGGGGGTGCCGGCGAACTTGGCCGCCTGAAGCACGGAACCGAGCAGCGGCTCGGCGACGAGGAGGCGTTCGCCGCCGAGGTCGGCGACGACGTACTCAACATCCGGATGCACCGCGATCGCGAGATTGGCGGGAATCGTCCAGGGCGTGGTCGTCCAGATCACGACGGCCAGTGGCTTGTCGGCGGGCAGGCCGAACTTGGTGGCCTCGGCGGCGGGCACCGCGAACCGGACCCAGATGGACGGGGAAACGTGGTCCTTGTACTCGATCTCCGCCTCGGCGAGCGCGGTCTCGAACGGGATGCTCCAGTACACCGGCTTCTTGCTCCGGTAGACCAACCCGCGCTCGATGAAGGCGGCGAACGTGCGGATGATGTCGGCCTCGTAGGCGGGCGCCTTGGTCTTGTAAGACGCGTCCCACTCGCCGAGCACGCCCAACCGCTTGAACTGGCCGGTCTGCTTGGCAATCCAGCCTTCGGAGAAGGCGTCGCAACGCGCGCGCATCTCGGCCGTGGTGAGCTGGAGCTTCTTTTCCTGGATCTCGCGGGAAACCTTCTGCTCGATCGGCAGGCCATGGCAGTCCCAACCGGGGACGTAGGGCGTGCGGAAGCCGCGCATCGACTTGTACCGCATCACCGTGTCCTTCAGCACCTTGTTCAGCGCGGTGCCAATGTGGACGTCGCCATTGGTGAACGGCGGTCCGTCGTGAAGCACGAAGACGGGGCCGGCGGAGTTCTTCCGCTGGATTGCGTTATAGAGTCCGGTTTTCTCCCAATGAGCGACTCGCCCCGGCTCGCGTTGGGCCAGCCCGGCGCGCATGGGGAAGTCAGTTCTTGGCAGCTGCAGCGTGTCTTTCAGGTCTTGGGCCATGCCAACGAAAAGTGCGCGAGGCTAGGTCCGCACCGAGGAGAGTCAAGGGGAGAGGCAGGCGGAATTTTCCCTGGGTTTGGATTGCACAACCCACGCTCCTGCAACGACCCGCCGCAGCCCGGAACCGGGGCCGATTTTGCGTCCGAAGCGGGGGCCGGCGTCGGTCGTCCGGAGGGGCGATCGTGGGCCCAAAAGACGCGCGAGCCAAACGGTGTCGGGCGGGGCCGGGATCAGGCCCGGAGGACGCGCTGGGCGAGCTTCTCGCCGGCGGCGATGCAGGCGGGAACGGCGATGCCGTCGCGTACCTGGCCGCCGATGAAAAAGCCCGGATGATTGCGCTCGGCGGCAGCCATGGTTTCCAGGTGGCGCTCGTATCCGAGATTATATTGCGGGATCGCCCGTGGCCAGAAGTTGTGCCGCCGGAACACCGGCTCGCCTTTGACGCCAAGCAGTTCCCGCAGATCGCGGTCGACGGTGGCGAGCAGCTTCTCCTCCGGCAGCCGGGCGATCTCGGGCTGGCGCATGCCGCCGGCCATGACGGTGAGCGCCACGTGTCCGTCCGGCGCGCGGCCCGGGAACAAGCTCGAGGAGAAGAGAATGCCGAGCACGGAACGGTGCTCGATCTCCGGCACCAGCACGCCGAAGCCGTCGAGCGCGTGCGTGACCTGATCGCGGCGGTAGCCGAGGAACAACGAGGAGACGGGCGGATGATCGATCGCGTCGAGCGACGCCAGCGGGCGTTCGCCGAGCGTACCGAACCGGAGCTGCGCGAGGCCGGCGGCCGGCAGGGCGGAGAGGACGAGGTCGAAGGTGTCGGTTTGCGTCGGGGCGCCAGGCTCGGTGCCGCGCCACACGACGCTCCAGGCCGGGCCGGGCACGAGGGCTTCGACGCGCGCGTTCAGCGTGAGGGTGCCGACCGGCAGGCTGGCGGCGAGCGCTTGGGGCAGCGCGGCGAGGCCCTGCCGGAACGAAAAGATTCCGCGCTTCGGGCGGGGCTGGCCGCTAGCCTTGCGCGCCTTTGCCGCCGCCATCTGGCCGCGGATGATCGAGCCGTGCTGCTGCTCGAGTTCCCAGAGCTGCGGGAACGAGTGGCGGGCGGAGAGTTTCTTCGGCGTGCCCGCGTACACGCCACTCACGAAGGGGTTGAGCGCGTAGTCGACGAGCTCCTGGCCAAAATGGGCGGCGATAAACTCCTCGAGGCTGATGTCGGACGTGCGCACGCGGCGCCGCGCGAACAGGTCGCCGAAGATCCGCATCTTGCCCGCGAACGAAAGGAGGGGCGTGGTGATGGCGGCCGGGGGGGACAGCGGGGCGGCGAGGGGACGACCGCCGCGCACGATGAACCGGTTGCGCGCCGTGGCGTTGGCTTCCACCCGCTCGTCCGCGAGACCGGCCTCGGCGATGAGTTCGTTCAGCGCGGGATCGCCGCCCAGCAGCGTGTTGGGGCCGCCTTCAACGAGCCAGCCGTCGGAGCGCTCGGTGCGGATCGAGCCGCCGACGTGGTCCGACGCTTCAAACACCCGGATGCGGTAGCCGCGCGTCGCCAGCCGGTGCGCCGCAGCAAGCCCGGTAATGCCGGCGCCGAGGATGGCGACAGACTTGGCGGCCGGGGACGTGGAAGAGGGGGAGGCGCTCACGATGGGAGAGGGTACCGTGGCCGATCGCTCCCGGCTGCGCAACCCTTGCGACGCCTTGCTCGGGGATTGCGCGGGTGGAAAGCGTGGCGTCCGCCAGCGCGGGCACGCCCGGTCGCGCTGGCCCAAGAGATCCTGCCGTCCCGGGTCTGCTCAGGCCGCGCGGGGTTTCCAGCCGGTCACGGTGTCGAGCAGCGCCTGCATGCATTCGATCTTGGCCTGCGGCATGATGCCGTGGCCGAGATTGAAGATGTGCCCGACGGTCCCATCCATCGATTCGAGCAGCCGGCCGGCCTCGTGCCGCACGATTTCCGGTGTGGTGTTGAGCAGCACAGGATCGAGATTGCCCTGGAGGGCGACATTGGCGGGGAGCACGCGGCGCACCATCGCGAGGTCGTTGGTCCAGTCGACGCTCAGCACGCGGATGCCGGTGAACGCCTGGTCGCTGATCTGCGGGGCCGTACCTTTCGCGTAGAGGATCACCGGGAAGTCCTTCGGCAGCGCGCTGACGATGTGGCGGATCCAGCGGAGCGAGGCAGCCTCGTAATCCGCACCGGCGATGATCCCGCCCCACGAGTCGAAGATCTGGATGGCGTCGGCCCCGGCCTCGATCTGCATCTTGAAGTAGGCAATCAGCGCGCTCGTGATGCGCTCGAGCAGGGCGTCGAACGTGCCGCGGTCGGTGTAGAAAAGGAGTTTGATCCGCTCGAACTCGTCGGAGCTCCCGCCTTCGACCATGTAGGTCGCGAGCGTCCACGGCGAACCGCCGAATCCGAGCAGTGCGCGCGAGCCCGCCAGTTCCTTCTTGATGAGCGTGAGCGCGTCGGCGACGTAGCGGAGCCGTCCCGGCACCGCGTCCGCGGGCGCCAGCGCGTCGATCTGGGCCCGCGTCTCCAGGCGGTAGTCCATCGCGATGCCGCCTTCGTCGCGAAACCGATAGGGCTGCCCGAGCGCTTCGGGGATCACGAGAATGTCCGAGAACAGGATCGCCGCATCGAGGGCGAACCGGCGGAGCGGCTGCAGCGTGACTTCCGTCGCGAGCGCCGGCGTGCGGACCATTTCCAGGAACGACGACTTCGCCTTCAACTGCCGGTACTCCGGCAGATAGCGGCCGGCCTGGCGCATCACCCAGATCGGCGGGCGATCGAGCGGCTGGCAGGCGCAGGCGGCAAGGAAACGATCACGGGAATTCATGGTGGGTGGGAGCGGTGACGTCCCACCGGCGGCGGGCGCAGGCGAGACGCAGCGAGTTCATGCATCCTCCCGCGCAGCGCAAGGCGCGATCGGGCGCCCGCGCCACCAAGGCGAGGACAAGTCGGTCAGAGTCGGCGAACGCCATGTTACCCCTGTCACGTCACGACTCCGCCACTCCGCCCATGCAAACCGAACATGCAACATTCCAACCTGCGACTTTCGAACCTCGAAGTCGGCTCGAGGCCCGAGCCGGGCGAGTCTCAGCCCGCGGCCCAGTCGCGAGGCTTGAGGAAGACGTCGTACAGCCGGGTCTCGGGCGAACCTGCCTCGGGATGCCAGTCGTAGTCCCAGCGCACGAGTGGGGGAAGTGACATGAGGATCGACTCCGCCCGGCCGCCGCTCTGCAGGCCGAAGAGCGTGCCACGGTCCCAGACCAGGTTGAATTCCACGTAGCGTCCGCGCCGGTACAGCTGGAATCGGCGTTCGCGGTCGCCAAAGGCGAGGCCCTTGCGGCGTGCGACGATCGGCTGGTACGCGCGCACGTAGGCGTCGCCCACCGCGCGGAGGAGCGCGAAGGACTGGGCGAAGCCGAGCTCGTTGAAGTCGTCGAAGAAGAGCCCGCCGATCCCCCGCGGCTCCTGGCGATGCTTGAGAAAGAAGTACCGGTCGCACCACGCCTTGAAGCGCGGGTAGAGCGTGTCGCCGAACGGCGCGACCGCCGCCTGCGCCGTGCGGTGCCAGTGGACGCAGTCCTCCTCGAAGCCGTAGTACGGCGTCAGGTCGAATCCGCCGCCGAACCACCACGTGGCCTCCTCGCCCGGTGCGCCCGCGCAGAAGAAGCGCACGTTGGCGTGGCTCGTGGGCACATACGGGTTGCGGGGGTGGATCACCAACGAAACGCCCATCGCCTCCCAGGGTTGGCCGGCGAGTTCCGGCCGGTGCCCTGTGGCCGAGGGCGGCAACGCCGCGCCGCGCACATGGGAGAAGCCGATGCCCGCCTTCTCGAACACGCCCCCCTCGGTGAGAATCCTCGTGCGCCCGCCGCCGCCGAGCGCTCCGGCGGCGCTTGCGTCGCGCGTCCAGTCGTCCGTCGCAAAACGGCCGTCGCCGTCCTCGGCCTCGAGGGCCGCGCAAATCGAGTCCTGGAGCGCGAGCAGGTAGCCGCGCACATCGTGGGGTGTGGGTTGGCCAGTCATCGGTGGGAGTGAAAGTGAGAGTGAGAGTGAAAGTGGAAGGCAAGTCGCTGCACTGAATATCCCTCTCGTTCTCTTTCTCGTTCTCACCAATCCGTGAGTCAGTCGGGCATCTTGCTCCGACGCCTTACTCTTACTCCTACTCTTTCTCTTGCTGGCGCGCGTACTGAGGCACTACCTCCGACCGCTTCGCGCAGACGGAGAGCAGCCGCGGCGGAACGGAGGAGAGCAAGAGCAAGAGGAAGAGAATGAGCAAGAGAGCGGGGGGCGCCTCACTCCAAGGCGACGACCAGGACGGCGAGCGCGAGGAAGAGGATGCCGAGCAGGCCGGCTTCGTGGCGCTCGAAGCGCTGGATGCGAATGCGGTCGAAGCCGAACAGCGCCAGCCAGGTGAACAGCGTCATGCCGGCGAGCGCCGCCAGCGCGAGAATGACGCTCAGCACCACGAAGCCGCGCCACCCGAACTGGACGCCCGAGAGGTAGACCGGGAGGAACGCCTCGCAGGGGGAAACCGTCAGCATCAGGAACAATCCGCCCACCGCCGCGGTGTCGCCCGCGCGTTGCGAAACCAGGTGGCTGTCCTTCAGCTCCTCATCCCAGTGCGTGTGGTCGTCATGTTCCTCGCCGCAGTGCGGGTCGGGGCGGTGCTGGCTTCCCGGCGGATGATGATGGCAGATGCCCATGCCGCGCCATTGCCGCCACAGATAGAATCCGCCCATCACGGCGAGCACGCCGGCCGCGATGTAGTGAAACACTTCGCCGAGCGTCGCGCTGAGTTCGAAACCGAGCCACGCGATCCCGAGACCGATGAGGCTCGTCAGCGCCACGTGGCCCAGGCCCGCCGCCACGGTCACCAGGATCGTCTTGCCTCGGCCCCACCGCCGTGCGCGCCCCACCAGCACGAACGGCAGCCAGTGCGTCGGGATCGCGGCGTGGAAGAACGCCACGGTGAAACCCAGCGCGGCTATGGTGGTAAGGGTGGTCGATTCGTGCATCAGGCGGACAGCGAGGGCATCAGTCGGCTTTCCCGCTGTCCAACGTGAACGCTATCAAAGTCGTCAAGGCCCCGGCCGGACCCGGGCGGGGCGGCGCCAACGACCGGCAAGAGCACCGGCCGTCGGCTCCCGGTGACTTACGCGTTGGCGCGCGTGGAAACCTCGATCACGTCGTGCGGCGCGGCCTCCTTCTGGCCGGCGGGGCTGACGCGCGTGTAGCGCGCCTTTTCCCGCAGGTCGGGCAGCGTGGCGGCGCCGAGGTAGCCCATGCCGCTCTGGATGCCGCCGATGAGGTTGGCCAGGACGTCGTCGATCGAGCCGCTGACTTCCTTGAGCGCCTCAATGCCTTCGGCTGCGATCTTGCGCGTGGTGTCGTTCTTGTCGTGGCCGTAACGGGCGGCGCTGCCGGCCTTCATCGCCGCCAGCGTGCCCATGCCGCGGTACTGCTTATAGACCTTGCCGTTGATCTCGAGGATCTCGCCCGGGGCCTCGCGGCAACCGGCGAGCAGGCCGCCACACATCACGGCATCGGCGAGCGTCAGCGCCTTCACGATGTCGCCCGACTTGGTGATGCCGCCGTCGGCAATGATCTTCACGCCGGCGGCCTGGGCCGCGCGGCTGGCGACGTACAGCGCCGTGAGCTGAGGGATACCTACGCCTGCCACGATGCGGGTGGTGCAGATCGAGCCCGGTCCCTGGCCAATCTTGATCGCGTTCGCGCCGGCTTCGGCAAGGTACGCGACGCCGGACGCGGTGGTGACATTGCCGGCGATGATCGTGAGGTCCTTGAAGGCCTCACGGACCACACGGACAACTTCGCCGACCCCTTTCGAGTGGCCGTGGGCGGTCGAGACCGCGACGCAGTCGACGTGCTCGGCGACCAGATGACCGACGTGCTCAATGATCTTGTCGCGATCAAGCGAGCCATCGGGTTTGCGGACAGGCGAGAGCGCCGCGCCGACCAGCAGGCGGAATTGCGCGTCGCGCGAGGGCTTCCGGCGGGACTTGGATTCGGAGGTGATGCGTTCGACGTCGGAGGCGGTGATCAGCCCGCGCAGCCGGCCCGTTGCGTCGACCACGAGCATCTTGTTGATGCCGACGTGTTCATTGAAGAAGGCGTCCGCGACCTTGATTGGATCCTGCGCGACCGCCTCGGCGTCGGCAGTGATCAGGTGCGCGCGGGGCGTCATGATCTCGGCGACCTTCTTGGTCTTGTAGCGCTCCTTGACGACATTGCCCGAGAGCAGGCCCACGAGGAGGCCGTTGGCATCGACGACCGGGAAGGTCGAGAACGCGAAGCGCTTGCTCTCGATCTTGTCGAGCACCGCCCCGATGAGCTGGTCCGGCTGCGCGGTGATCGGGTCCTGGATCAGCCCGTGGATGTGGCGTTTCACGCGGGCGACCTCCTTTACCTGGTCCTTGGGCGCCATGTTGTAATGGATCAGGCCGAGGCCGCCATTCAGGGCCATCGCGATGGCCATGCGCGACTCGGTCACGGTGTCCATGTCCGCGGAGATGATCGGAATCTGCAGCCGCACCGCCGCGCTCAGCGAGGTGGCGGTGTCCGCATCCTTCGGCAGGATCTCCGAGTACAACGTCGCCAGGGAGACGTCATCGAACGTCAACGCCATCGGGCGGTTGGCGGGGAAGAACTCGTCGGCCGGCAGATAAAAATCCGCGTCGGTGGCGGCCGGACTGGTGGAGGGAGTCGATGCAACCTTGATCATAGGTTGCCATGAACGAAGTACGTGGGGGGCGGCCAACTGCAACGGGAAACTTTTTGGAACTTGCTGCGGCTCGCGGGACGCGTGCTGATCAACGTGATGCCGATTCACCTCGAGTATCGCCGCTACCGGCTGCCGCTCCGCGTGCGCGTGCGCACGGCGCATGCGGTGTGGACGGAACGCGCCGGCCTCGTGCTGCGGCTGACAGCCGAGGACGGCCGGGTGGGGTGGGGGGAAGTGGCGCCGATCCCGGCATTCGGCACGGAGACGATGGAGGTGGCGGAGGAGACGCTGCGCGCGCTCGGCGAGTGGCCGACGCTGGCGCAGCTGGAGGCGGTGCCGGTGGCGCTGGGCTGCACGCGGGCGGCGCTGGCCATGGCGCGGGCGGAGCTCGCGACCTCGGGCGCGGCGACGCCGGCGGCGAAC
This genomic window from Opitutus sp. ER46 contains:
- a CDS encoding TraR/DksA C4-type zinc finger protein, giving the protein MEKPSKKSALRDSILKRKTASKPIAFSLDEARAIAQTVSTKTESPFPKTAKNAPAKPAANLEKAAKPQHIKAASLADILGFNPKKGKPTETLDEKDVPEKFRRYYRLLLDLRSSLTEGIERHSEETLKRSSKDDAGDLSAYGQHMADAGTDTFDRDFALSMVASEQEALSEIDAAIKRIREGTYGICEITAKPISKERLLAVPFTRYSAEAQKEIERNRHRTRTQPGLFAEMGEEGGKMADDEGGED
- the ileS gene encoding isoleucine--tRNA ligase is translated as MAQDLKDTLQLPRTDFPMRAGLAQREPGRVAHWEKTGLYNAIQRKNSAGPVFVLHDGPPFTNGDVHIGTALNKVLKDTVMRYKSMRGFRTPYVPGWDCHGLPIEQKVSREIQEKKLQLTTAEMRARCDAFSEGWIAKQTGQFKRLGVLGEWDASYKTKAPAYEADIIRTFAAFIERGLVYRSKKPVYWSIPFETALAEAEIEYKDHVSPSIWVRFAVPAAEATKFGLPADKPLAVVIWTTTPWTIPANLAIAVHPDVEYVVADLGGERLLVAEPLLGSVLQAAKFAGTPAIVHRARGATLEHLAPRHPFIDRASPVVLADYVTTDSGTGCVHTAPGHGAEDYLTGLKYKLEVYCPVGDDGRYVDDGRVPADLVGLSTLESVEDLAAKRTSPANIAVLKKLAAAGALLAKERFPHSYPHCWRSKTPIIFRAVDQWFVSLDKDRIRTKALAEVEQIAANHGWIPAWGEARIRGAVESRPDWCISRQRSWGVPIPAFYDARKQAYLDAGVARAVADKIATAGTNLWYNSTAAQLLEGVTLPAGWPAASELTCGRDTLDVWIDSGSSHAAVLRRAHGGTHWPADLYLEGSDQHRGWFQSSLWTSVIAFNSAPYKAVLTHGFIVGKDGKKISKSGQYEKPPTSDNYVNQYGADVIRLWIASQDFREDIRVSDLDKDLKNPSSILNVVAESYRLFRNTFRYQLSTLFDFDPAQDLVPVAQMDTLDRWALHQTAQLIRECTAAYEAYEFHRVYQLCNQFCSVTLSATYHDVLKDRLYTLGTRAPLRRSSQTAIYHIFRSLARLLAPVLTFTCDEAWSYATAKVEYTNDSIHLQSWPEAPAEWTDAALEAEMAALLRIRTQVNEAIEPQRAAGKLGKSLDAAVEITPPAGDPTTAALERHRAFLPELFIVSHVGLGSASGAQFNVSVRPCAEHGFVRCPRCWRWVPTVETTPHGAICPRCAEALKS
- the hemG gene encoding protoporphyrinogen oxidase, with translation MSASPSSTSPAAKSVAILGAGITGLAAAHRLATRGYRIRVFEASDHVGGSIRTERSDGWLVEGGPNTLLGGDPALNELIAEAGLADERVEANATARNRFIVRGGRPLAAPLSPPAAITTPLLSFAGKMRIFGDLFARRRVRTSDISLEEFIAAHFGQELVDYALNPFVSGVYAGTPKKLSARHSFPQLWELEQQHGSIIRGQMAAAKARKASGQPRPKRGIFSFRQGLAALPQALAASLPVGTLTLNARVEALVPGPAWSVVWRGTEPGAPTQTDTFDLVLSALPAAGLAQLRFGTLGERPLASLDAIDHPPVSSLFLGYRRDQVTHALDGFGVLVPEIEHRSVLGILFSSSLFPGRAPDGHVALTVMAGGMRQPEIARLPEEKLLATVDRDLRELLGVKGEPVFRRHNFWPRAIPQYNLGYERHLETMAAAERNHPGFFIGGQVRDGIAVPACIAAGEKLAQRVLRA
- the hemE gene encoding uroporphyrinogen decarboxylase, with translation MNSRDRFLAACACQPLDRPPIWVMRQAGRYLPEYRQLKAKSSFLEMVRTPALATEVTLQPLRRFALDAAILFSDILVIPEALGQPYRFRDEGGIAMDYRLETRAQIDALAPADAVPGRLRYVADALTLIKKELAGSRALLGFGGSPWTLATYMVEGGSSDEFERIKLLFYTDRGTFDALLERITSALIAYFKMQIEAGADAIQIFDSWGGIIAGADYEAASLRWIRHIVSALPKDFPVILYAKGTAPQISDQAFTGIRVLSVDWTNDLAMVRRVLPANVALQGNLDPVLLNTTPEIVRHEAGRLLESMDGTVGHIFNLGHGIMPQAKIECMQALLDTVTGWKPRAA
- the hemF gene encoding oxygen-dependent coproporphyrinogen oxidase; translated protein: MTGQPTPHDVRGYLLALQDSICAALEAEDGDGRFATDDWTRDASAAGALGGGGRTRILTEGGVFEKAGIGFSHVRGAALPPSATGHRPELAGQPWEAMGVSLVIHPRNPYVPTSHANVRFFCAGAPGEEATWWFGGGFDLTPYYGFEEDCVHWHRTAQAAVAPFGDTLYPRFKAWCDRYFFLKHRQEPRGIGGLFFDDFNELGFAQSFALLRAVGDAYVRAYQPIVARRKGLAFGDRERRFQLYRRGRYVEFNLVWDRGTLFGLQSGGRAESILMSLPPLVRWDYDWHPEAGSPETRLYDVFLKPRDWAAG
- a CDS encoding IMP dehydrogenase; the protein is MIKVASTPSTSPAATDADFYLPADEFFPANRPMALTFDDVSLATLYSEILPKDADTATSLSAAVRLQIPIISADMDTVTESRMAIAMALNGGLGLIHYNMAPKDQVKEVARVKRHIHGLIQDPITAQPDQLIGAVLDKIESKRFAFSTFPVVDANGLLVGLLSGNVVKERYKTKKVAEIMTPRAHLITADAEAVAQDPIKVADAFFNEHVGINKMLVVDATGRLRGLITASDVERITSESKSRRKPSRDAQFRLLVGAALSPVRKPDGSLDRDKIIEHVGHLVAEHVDCVAVSTAHGHSKGVGEVVRVVREAFKDLTIIAGNVTTASGVAYLAEAGANAIKIGQGPGSICTTRIVAGVGIPQLTALYVASRAAQAAGVKIIADGGITKSGDIVKALTLADAVMCGGLLAGCREAPGEILEINGKVYKQYRGMGTLAAMKAGSAARYGHDKNDTTRKIAAEGIEALKEVSGSIDDVLANLIGGIQSGMGYLGAATLPDLREKARYTRVSPAGQKEAAPHDVIEVSTRANA